The genomic window AAGCTGGAGCATGCCGAGCTGCGAGAAGCGCGTGACCGAGATCGGGATCTGGCCGATCGTGTAGCCGTCCGGCGCGGCGCTGGCCAGCGCCTTGGTGCCGATCATGCCGGACGCGCCGGCGCGGTTTTCCACCACGATGGACTGCTTGAGCAACCCCGACGCCACCTGGCACAGCGTGCGCATCGACTGGTCCGCCGTGCCGCCCACGGGCCACGGGCAGATGAACTTGATGGGGCGGTCCGGATACTCGCTGGCGGCGCGCGCGATGCGCGGGCCCAGCAGGGCGGCCGTGCCGGTGGCGGCAACGGCGGTGGCGGCGGCGCTGCCCAGCAGCAGGCGGCGGCGCGAAAGGCTGGCGGGAAGGCCGTGTGTCATGGGGATTGTCTCCAACGCTGTTCTAGGTCGCGGGCGGGCTGTGACGCCCATCCGCTCTGCCAGCGATTGTGGGCGCGGGCAACATAACCATCCAATAGAAAATTGGCATTGCTTCATAACCTGCCGGTTAGGTAGACTCGCCGCCATGGCCCATATCGACCGCGCCTTCCGTTCCAACATCAAGCTCAGGCACCTGCAACTGCTGGTGGCGCTGGACGAGTTCCGTCACCTGGGCCGGACCGCCGAGTTCCTGTCGGTCAGCCAGCCGGCGGTGTCGAAGGTGCTGGCCGAGGTGGAGAAGATGCTGGGGCTGACGCTGTTCACGCGCTCCACGCGCGGCACCGAGCCCACGCCGGCCGGCGAATCGCTGGTGCGCTTTGCGCGCGCGGTGCTGGCCCAGTACGACGTGACGCGCGACGAGATCGAGGCCGTGGCCAGCGGCGCGGCCGGCCGCGTGCGCGTGGGGTCGATGGGCGCCACGCTGCCCGTGCTGCTGGCCCAGGCCGTGGCACGCCTGAAGGCGCAGTCGCCGCGCGCCACGGTGCTGGTGGAAGAGGGCGACCTGACGCACCTGCTGCCCCGGCTGCGGCTGTCGGAGCTGGACGTGATCGTCGGCCGGCTGGAACCGGCCTACGCGGCGCCGGACCTCGTCACCGAGGCGCTGTACGAGGAGCCGATGGTCGCCATCGTCGCGGCCGGCCACGCGCTGGCCGGCAAGGCGCGCCCGGGCTGGGCCGATGTGGCGTGCCAGCCGCTGGTGCTGCCGCCGCCGTGGGCGTCACTGCGCGTGAAGATCGAGCAGGCACTGCATCGGCACGGCCAGACGCTGCCGGCCGACATCATGGAATCGTCGTCGTACCTGGCCGTGACCACGTTCGTCGCGCAGCGCCAGGCGGTAGGATTCGTCGCCCGCGCCGTGGGCCGCCAGTTGCAGGCCGAGGGCCGTTTTCACGTGCTGGCGATGCCGGTGGAGGTAGACCTGCCGCCCGTGGGGCTGATCACGCTGCGCGACCGCCGGCTGCCGCCGGCCGTATCCGATCTGGCCGCCTGCCTGCGCGAAGCGGCGCGCGACATCGAACGCGCCGGCGCCGCCGCGCCCCGGCCCCGAACCCGAAAGACCACCCGCGAGACCTGACAGGACGTCATGACAGAACACCCGAGACCCTCCCGCCGGACCGATGTGATCGTGCTGGGCGCCGGCATCGTCGGCGTCGCCACGGCGCTGGCGCTGCAGCAGCGCGGCCACGCGGTCTGCCTGGTGGATCGCAACGCGCCGGGGCGCGAGACCTCGTACGGCAATGCCGGCATCATCCAGCGCGAGGCGGTGCAGCCCTACGCGTTTCCGCGCGCCTGGCAGGCCATCCTGCGCGTGGCCGCGCGGCGCGGCAACGACGTGCACTACCACCTGCGGGCGCTGCCGTCGCTGGTGCCTGCGCTGGCGCGCTACTGGCACGCGTCGGCGCCGCAGCGCTACGCCGCCACGGTCAGCGCCTATGCCGCGCTGATCCGCCATTGCATCGACGAACACGCGCCGCTGGTCGAGCGCGCCGGCGCGCAGGACCTGATCCGCAAGACCGGCTGGTTCGAGGCGTACCGGACCCCGGCCGCGTTCGACGCCGCCGCGCGCGAGGCTGGCACGGTGGCCGCCGCGCACGATCTTCGCCATGCCATCCTGGACGGCGCCGCGCTGGCGCGCGAGGAACCGGCGCTGCAACGCACGCTGGCCGGCGCCGTGCACTGGCAGGACCCATGGACCGTCAGCGATCCGGGCGAACTGGTGGCGCGCTACGCGGCGCTGTTCGAGCGCAAGGGCGGCGTGCTGCTGCGCGCCGATGCCGACACGCTGCGCGCGTCGGGCAGCGGCTGGACCGTGCAGACCGCCGACGGCACCATCGACGCCGAACACGCCGTGATTGCGCTGGGCCCGTGGGCGGCCGGGCTGACGCAGCGGCTTGGCTACCGCCTGCCGCTGTTCGTCAAGCGCGGCTATCACCGCCACTATCGCGTGGCGTCCATGCCGGCCCGCCCGCTGCTCGACGCCGAGAACGGCATGCTGCTGGCGCCGATGCGGCAGGGGCTGCGGCTGACCACGGGCGCCGAGTTCGCCCACCACGACGCACCGCCGACGCCGGTGCAGTCCGCGCGCGCCGAACTGCTGGCGGCCGATCTGGTGCGGCTGGGCCCGCCCGTGGAAGCCACGCCGTGGATGGGCGCGCGGCCGTGCATCGCCGACATGCGGCCCGTGGTGGGCCGCGCGCCGCGCCACGCCAACCTGTGGTTCCACTTCGGCCACGGGCACCAGGGCCTGACGCTGGGCCCGGCCACGGCGCGCCTGCTGGCCGAGCTGTTCGACCGCGACACACCGTACGTCGACCCCGCGCCGTACGATCCGCGCCGCTTCGGCGGCTAGCGCCTGGCGCGGCGCGTGGCTGGCCCTGGCGCTTGTTTTTCCCCTCTCCCTCTGGGAGAGGGGTGAGGGCCAGCGGTTCAACATGCCATGGTCGGCAAGCAGCACCGCCACGCCCTCTCCCCCGGCCCCTCTCCCGCGATGCGGGAGAGGGGAGCAAACACGCGGGCGGTGGCTGGCCCTGGCGCTTGTTTTTCCCCTCTCCCTCTGGGTGAGGGGTTAGGGGTGAGGGCCAGCGGTTCAAGATGCGATGGCCGGCGA from Cupriavidus pauculus includes these protein-coding regions:
- a CDS encoding LysR substrate-binding domain-containing protein, translated to MAHIDRAFRSNIKLRHLQLLVALDEFRHLGRTAEFLSVSQPAVSKVLAEVEKMLGLTLFTRSTRGTEPTPAGESLVRFARAVLAQYDVTRDEIEAVASGAAGRVRVGSMGATLPVLLAQAVARLKAQSPRATVLVEEGDLTHLLPRLRLSELDVIVGRLEPAYAAPDLVTEALYEEPMVAIVAAGHALAGKARPGWADVACQPLVLPPPWASLRVKIEQALHRHGQTLPADIMESSSYLAVTTFVAQRQAVGFVARAVGRQLQAEGRFHVLAMPVEVDLPPVGLITLRDRRLPPAVSDLAACLREAARDIERAGAAAPRPRTRKTTRET
- a CDS encoding NAD(P)/FAD-dependent oxidoreductase, with product MTEHPRPSRRTDVIVLGAGIVGVATALALQQRGHAVCLVDRNAPGRETSYGNAGIIQREAVQPYAFPRAWQAILRVAARRGNDVHYHLRALPSLVPALARYWHASAPQRYAATVSAYAALIRHCIDEHAPLVERAGAQDLIRKTGWFEAYRTPAAFDAAAREAGTVAAAHDLRHAILDGAALAREEPALQRTLAGAVHWQDPWTVSDPGELVARYAALFERKGGVLLRADADTLRASGSGWTVQTADGTIDAEHAVIALGPWAAGLTQRLGYRLPLFVKRGYHRHYRVASMPARPLLDAENGMLLAPMRQGLRLTTGAEFAHHDAPPTPVQSARAELLAADLVRLGPPVEATPWMGARPCIADMRPVVGRAPRHANLWFHFGHGHQGLTLGPATARLLAELFDRDTPYVDPAPYDPRRFGG